In one window of Chryseobacterium sp. JV274 DNA:
- the ytxJ gene encoding bacillithiol system redox-active protein YtxJ, with product MSFFDKIFGGKNETPDQKTFWKKIESEEDLTKAIEDSFQNRIAIFKHSTSCFISRTVLKNFEKEVENSDQPVNVYYLDLLAHRSVSNKIAADFEIRHESPQLIVIENGKPVNNASHQDISLSQIVS from the coding sequence ATGAGTTTTTTTGATAAAATATTCGGTGGAAAAAACGAAACCCCTGACCAAAAAACATTCTGGAAAAAGATAGAGTCTGAAGAAGACCTTACAAAAGCTATAGAAGACTCTTTTCAGAATAGAATTGCTATATTTAAACATTCAACAAGCTGTTTTATCAGCAGAACTGTACTGAAGAATTTTGAAAAAGAAGTTGAAAATTCAGATCAGCCGGTCAATGTATACTACCTTGATCTGTTGGCTCACAGATCTGTTTCCAATAAAATAGCGGCAGATTTTGAGATCAGACACGAAAGTCCGCAGCTGATTGTAATAGAGAACGGAAAACCTGTAAACAATGCTTCACACCAGGATATTTCTTTAAGCCAGATTGTATCATGA
- a CDS encoding DEAD/DEAH box helicase, producing the protein MSFESLGLSHNIIRSVNKLGYLKPFPIQEQAVPVILQGKDLMGIAQTGSGKTACFVMPILEKLQNAEVKKDRNVQVLILVPTRELAIQIDEVFRAFTENLKREIRTMAVYGGVSINPQMKGMFGVEVLIATPGRLLDLIDHNALSISGIQHLVIDEADKMFQLGFGEEMNKLFGMMPVVKQTTLFSATLNDKVSEMKERLSINPTIIEIKKEEVEIDNIEQLAYHVSPENKGPFLRYLIKEKKVEKALIFVSSTRSADNLVEKLKKNKIKAVAIHSQKSQGARKNNLEEFKVNGAQILVATDLLGRGIHIESLPCVINYELPRSPLDYIHRIGRTGRANEKGTAISILTDDELQHFRVIQKKMGRKVTLQRTEGIDLHGY; encoded by the coding sequence ATGTCATTTGAATCGTTAGGATTATCACACAATATTATTCGTTCTGTTAACAAATTAGGGTATTTAAAACCATTTCCAATACAGGAGCAGGCAGTTCCTGTTATTTTGCAGGGGAAAGATTTAATGGGAATTGCACAGACTGGTTCCGGGAAAACGGCTTGTTTTGTAATGCCCATTTTAGAAAAACTACAGAATGCTGAAGTTAAAAAAGACCGTAATGTTCAGGTTTTAATATTGGTTCCTACCCGTGAACTGGCTATTCAGATTGATGAAGTTTTCAGAGCTTTTACAGAAAATCTGAAGCGGGAGATTCGTACAATGGCTGTTTATGGAGGTGTTTCCATCAATCCGCAGATGAAAGGAATGTTTGGGGTAGAAGTTCTTATTGCCACTCCTGGACGTCTCTTAGACTTAATTGACCATAATGCATTGAGTATTTCAGGAATTCAGCATCTGGTGATTGATGAAGCGGATAAAATGTTTCAGCTGGGCTTTGGAGAAGAAATGAATAAGCTTTTCGGAATGATGCCTGTGGTGAAGCAAACGACTTTATTTTCAGCGACTTTAAATGATAAGGTTTCTGAAATGAAAGAACGCCTGTCTATCAATCCCACTATTATTGAAATTAAAAAAGAAGAAGTTGAAATTGATAATATCGAACAACTTGCATATCATGTTTCTCCTGAAAATAAAGGTCCTTTCCTTCGTTATTTAATTAAGGAAAAAAAGGTGGAAAAGGCTTTGATCTTTGTTTCGTCTACAAGATCTGCAGATAACCTGGTGGAAAAGCTTAAAAAGAATAAAATTAAAGCGGTGGCTATTCACAGTCAGAAATCGCAGGGAGCCCGCAAGAATAACCTGGAAGAGTTTAAAGTAAACGGAGCCCAGATTTTGGTGGCAACAGACCTGCTTGGGCGTGGAATTCACATCGAGTCATTACCATGCGTGATTAATTACGAATTGCCGCGTTCTCCTTTAGATTATATTCACCGTATCGGTAGAACAGGGCGTGCTAATGAGAAAGGGACAGCAATCAGTATTCTGACAGATGATGAATTGCAGCATTTCAGAGTAATCCAGAAGAAAATGGGCCGAAAAGTAACCTTACAAAGAACAGAAGGTATTGATTTACATGGTTATTAG
- a CDS encoding porin family protein has protein sequence MKKIFLGLALVAGTFTFAQKTSTSTASSSPVRFGVKAGLNVSTISNSDLNSKAGFYGGVFANIPVAQDFSVQPEVLYSGLGGKYKGNGDLKLNADYIAVPVMLQYNLIPNLYVEAGPQFGFLISAKGKGNGGSVDIKDNLKSFDFGIGLGAGYYFTQNIGVNLRYTAGLSDVPKNNPGDASRNGVFQVGLAYKF, from the coding sequence ATGAAAAAGATTTTTTTAGGCCTTGCACTAGTAGCAGGTACTTTCACTTTCGCTCAGAAGACTTCAACTTCTACTGCTTCATCTTCTCCAGTTAGATTTGGTGTAAAAGCAGGTCTTAACGTTTCTACTATTTCTAACAGTGACTTAAATTCAAAGGCTGGATTTTATGGAGGTGTTTTTGCAAACATTCCTGTAGCACAAGACTTCTCTGTACAGCCAGAAGTATTATACAGTGGTTTGGGCGGTAAATATAAAGGTAACGGTGATCTAAAACTTAACGCAGATTATATCGCAGTACCGGTAATGTTACAGTACAACCTTATTCCTAATTTATATGTAGAAGCTGGTCCTCAATTCGGTTTCCTTATCAGTGCTAAAGGAAAAGGCAACGGTGGCTCTGTAGATATTAAAGACAATTTGAAAAGTTTTGATTTCGGAATTGGTCTTGGAGCGGGATATTATTTCACACAAAATATTGGAGTGAATCTAAGATATACTGCAGGATTATCTGATGTCCCTAAAAACAACCCAGGTGATGCTTCCAGAAATGGTGTATTCCAGGTAGGTTTAGCTTATAAATTCTAA
- a CDS encoding porin family protein, whose translation MKKLFLGLALTAGTLAFAQETETATKTVNASPLKKDVQPIRFGVKAGGNSSYFSQQKFGINTQQLGFHAGAFVNIPISKQFSFQPEVLFNQMGAKDVMYSTETDNGVTNVKTKVQSRVQMNYISVPLMVQMRPIDKFYIEAGPEFSYFLNGKNKSESTVASTTGGITTTTASSNSQDIDKDMINKFNFGLGLGLGYDITSNIGVSARYVNSLTKIDKSRPAAENNNRVFQLGLNYKF comes from the coding sequence ATGAAGAAGTTATTTTTAGGATTAGCATTAACTGCTGGTACATTAGCTTTTGCTCAAGAGACAGAGACAGCAACAAAAACAGTAAATGCATCACCACTAAAAAAAGATGTTCAACCCATTAGATTCGGAGTTAAAGCAGGAGGAAACTCTTCTTATTTCAGTCAGCAGAAGTTCGGGATCAATACCCAGCAACTAGGTTTTCATGCAGGTGCATTCGTTAATATTCCAATTTCAAAACAATTCAGCTTCCAGCCAGAGGTATTATTCAACCAAATGGGTGCTAAAGATGTAATGTATTCTACGGAAACTGATAATGGTGTTACGAATGTAAAGACTAAAGTACAGAGCAGAGTACAAATGAACTACATTTCAGTTCCATTAATGGTTCAAATGAGACCTATTGACAAGTTTTATATTGAAGCAGGACCTGAATTCAGTTATTTCCTTAATGGTAAAAACAAATCAGAATCTACTGTAGCAAGTACTACAGGAGGAATTACTACAACTACTGCAAGTTCAAACTCTCAGGATATCGACAAAGATATGATCAACAAATTCAATTTCGGATTGGGTCTTGGTTTAGGATATGACATCACTTCCAACATCGGTGTAAGTGCAAGATACGTAAACAGCTTAACCAAAATTGATAAGAGCAGACCTGCCGCTGAAAACAACAACAGAGTATTTCAGTTAGGCCTGAACTATAAATTTTAA
- a CDS encoding YfiT family bacillithiol transferase, protein MSDLEKKKFPIGPFEAPENICDTTLDTYIKVIKDFPGRLKNLIEHFTDDQLDTPYREGGWTIRQLVNHLSDSHMNSFIRFKLALTEDNPTIKPYDEAKWAELQDSYHMPVKPAMRMLKGTHQRWVVLLKSLTNKQFERTFHHPEHNRDYNLRDSLALYVWHCNHHFAHIENLKIEKGW, encoded by the coding sequence ATGAGTGATTTAGAGAAAAAAAAGTTTCCGATAGGCCCGTTTGAAGCTCCAGAAAATATCTGCGATACTACACTGGATACTTACATCAAAGTGATCAAAGACTTTCCCGGCAGGCTAAAAAATCTCATTGAACATTTTACGGACGATCAATTGGATACTCCCTACAGAGAAGGAGGCTGGACTATAAGACAGCTTGTGAACCACCTTTCGGACAGTCATATGAATAGTTTTATCCGTTTTAAGCTGGCTCTTACAGAAGATAATCCTACCATAAAGCCTTATGATGAAGCCAAGTGGGCAGAACTTCAGGATAGTTACCATATGCCTGTAAAACCGGCTATGAGAATGCTGAAAGGAACGCACCAAAGATGGGTTGTACTCCTTAAAAGCCTTACGAATAAACAATTTGAAAGAACTTTTCATCATCCGGAGCATAACAGAGATTATAATCTAAGAGACAGCCTTGCTTTGTACGTCTGGCATTGTAATCATCATTTTGCCCATATTGAAAACCTGAAGATAGAAAAAGGTTGGTAA
- the aroB gene encoding 3-dehydroquinate synthase, whose protein sequence is MITILNDNFSQLNGFLHEKSFSKIFILVDENTHEYCLPILLGNMETDLGFEILEIEAGEEMKNIQTANQLWEILTEMQADRKALVINLGGGVITDMGGFVASTYKRGIQFINIPTTLLSMCDASIGGKTGIDLMHYKNMVGTFAFPEQIFIFPKFLETLPFKELRSGFAEMLKHGLIADKNHWDQLIKVRKLEVETVIPHIQTSMKIKQDVVDKDFHEQNIRKTLNFGHTIGHAVESLCLQQGNPILHGEAVAMGMIAETHLAYLENLISETDANMVIENVQRYYPYLDINDFKDEDITALLLNDKKNTDSKINFSLLSGIGSCTYDHQCRQENILKSLSFYRKLNNA, encoded by the coding sequence ATGATAACAATATTAAACGATAATTTTTCTCAGCTTAACGGGTTTCTTCATGAAAAATCTTTCAGTAAAATTTTCATTCTTGTAGATGAAAACACTCATGAATACTGCCTTCCTATTCTTTTAGGAAATATGGAAACAGACCTTGGCTTTGAAATTTTAGAGATTGAAGCCGGAGAAGAAATGAAAAATATCCAGACTGCCAATCAGCTTTGGGAAATTCTTACGGAAATGCAAGCAGACAGAAAAGCGCTGGTTATCAATCTTGGTGGAGGCGTGATTACTGATATGGGCGGATTTGTGGCATCTACTTATAAAAGAGGTATCCAGTTCATCAATATCCCTACTACCCTTTTATCTATGTGTGATGCTTCCATAGGAGGAAAAACAGGTATTGATCTGATGCATTATAAAAATATGGTGGGAACTTTCGCATTCCCGGAACAAATCTTTATTTTTCCGAAATTCTTAGAAACATTACCGTTTAAAGAATTAAGAAGTGGGTTCGCTGAAATGCTGAAACATGGATTAATTGCTGATAAAAATCATTGGGATCAGCTGATCAAAGTTCGTAAACTGGAGGTGGAAACGGTAATTCCGCATATTCAGACTTCTATGAAAATCAAACAGGACGTTGTAGATAAAGATTTCCACGAACAGAATATCAGAAAAACTTTGAATTTTGGGCATACAATAGGCCATGCTGTGGAAAGTTTATGTTTACAGCAAGGAAATCCTATCCTTCACGGAGAAGCGGTTGCCATGGGAATGATTGCAGAAACTCATCTGGCTTATCTGGAGAATCTTATTTCTGAAACAGATGCAAATATGGTTATTGAAAATGTACAGAGATACTATCCTTACCTGGATATCAATGATTTTAAAGATGAAGATATCACTGCATTATTACTGAATGATAAAAAGAATACAGACAGTAAAATCAATTTTTCCCTGCTTTCCGGAATCGGTTCTTGTACTTATGACCATCAGTGCAGACAGGAAAACATCCTTAAATCTCTGTCTTTTTATAGAAAATTGAATAATGCTTAA
- a CDS encoding pseudouridine synthase, producing the protein MSRDNNNSDRPKRPRISTKKSSDDSRASRSGNSSGSKPFKKPFSKDGGRTAPEHRGANSKFDKKPFKRNTDSSEGSSEDMGSKSEKKPYITNKSESFERKSFGKSKRGGNSFNTRDKYERGSLKYGRRPSNGDERDDRAKSFVQKRRLNKIDKDVHKDTIRLNKYIANSGICSRREADDLITQGLVEVNGKVVNEMGYQVQKTDRVVFDGQNITPEKPVYVLLNKPKGYISTTKDDKARKTVMDLVANASPYRVFPVGRLDRSTTGVILLTNDGHMTKKLTHPSFDAKKIYHVTLDKKLTGEDLRLIAEGIRLDEGIAVVDQISYIEGKPKNEIGIEIHIGWNRVIRRIFQRLGYEVEALDRVMFAGLTKKNIKRGHWRILTELEVNNLKML; encoded by the coding sequence ATGAGCAGAGATAATAATAATTCAGACAGACCAAAGAGACCAAGAATTTCAACCAAGAAAAGTTCTGATGATTCTCGTGCTTCCAGATCTGGAAATTCTTCAGGATCAAAACCTTTTAAAAAACCTTTTTCTAAAGACGGAGGCAGAACAGCTCCTGAACATAGAGGGGCTAACTCAAAATTCGACAAAAAACCTTTCAAGAGAAATACAGACAGCTCTGAAGGTTCCAGCGAAGATATGGGTTCAAAATCTGAAAAAAAACCTTACATCACCAATAAAAGTGAGAGCTTTGAGAGAAAATCTTTCGGAAAATCAAAAAGAGGAGGAAACAGTTTTAATACAAGAGATAAATATGAAAGAGGTAGTCTGAAATATGGCAGAAGACCCTCTAATGGAGATGAAAGAGATGACAGAGCAAAATCTTTTGTACAAAAAAGAAGGTTAAATAAAATTGACAAAGATGTTCATAAAGATACTATCCGTCTAAATAAGTATATTGCCAATTCAGGGATCTGCAGCAGGAGAGAAGCTGATGATCTTATTACTCAGGGACTGGTAGAGGTAAACGGAAAAGTAGTCAACGAAATGGGCTATCAGGTGCAGAAAACCGACAGAGTAGTTTTTGACGGACAAAATATTACTCCGGAAAAACCGGTTTATGTACTTTTGAATAAACCAAAAGGTTATATTTCTACGACGAAAGATGACAAAGCAAGAAAAACAGTAATGGATCTTGTAGCTAATGCTTCTCCTTACAGAGTTTTCCCTGTTGGAAGATTAGACCGTTCCACAACGGGGGTTATTTTATTGACCAATGACGGACACATGACTAAAAAATTAACGCATCCATCTTTTGATGCTAAAAAGATTTACCATGTAACGTTAGATAAAAAGCTTACAGGGGAAGATCTACGTCTTATTGCAGAAGGAATCCGTCTTGATGAAGGTATAGCAGTTGTTGATCAGATTTCGTACATTGAAGGAAAACCAAAAAATGAAATCGGAATTGAGATTCATATTGGATGGAACCGTGTTATCAGAAGAATATTCCAAAGATTAGGGTACGAAGTGGAAGCTTTAGACAGAGTAATGTTTGCAGGATTGACGAAGAAGAATATCAAGAGAGGACACTGGAGAATCCTTACAGAACTGGAAGTAAATAACCTTAAAATGCTTTAA
- a CDS encoding DUF1569 domain-containing protein yields the protein MVRKRVNNPIYYKEIVDRISMLSENSPGKWGKMDVCQMLKHCDLVLQVALKKVELPRINFVYKTIGIFTKTEMYVFNNGIPRNMPTFQKLIVNFECDFDVSKTNLLKTLEEFREACEKSNLPDHHRLFGNMTEKDWTFLEYKHLDHHLKQFNV from the coding sequence TTGGTAAGGAAGCGTGTTAATAATCCCATATATTATAAGGAAATTGTAGACCGAATTTCCATGTTATCTGAAAATTCCCCTGGAAAATGGGGGAAAATGGACGTATGTCAAATGCTAAAGCACTGTGACCTAGTTCTTCAGGTAGCTTTAAAAAAAGTAGAACTTCCCCGTATCAACTTTGTGTATAAGACCATAGGCATATTCACTAAAACAGAAATGTATGTCTTCAATAATGGAATTCCCAGAAACATGCCTACTTTTCAAAAACTAATCGTTAATTTTGAGTGTGATTTTGATGTGTCAAAAACCAATCTGCTGAAAACGCTTGAAGAATTCCGGGAAGCTTGTGAAAAAAGCAACCTGCCGGATCATCACAGGTTATTCGGAAACATGACTGAAAAAGACTGGACATTTTTAGAATACAAACATCTTGATCATCATCTAAAACAATTTAATGTATGA
- a CDS encoding Crp/Fnr family transcriptional regulator, with protein MKNINDYLAKVLNVPLQNVNTCSLHYEVKKIPKNQFLLQYGEICRHIFFVEKGLLKMYSIDKNGKEHIIQFAPESWLISDRSSLYFNEKSIYYIEAVEDSEILFLHPDFFNKLVEQFPNSIERSDFLLQKHIRSLQNRINSLLGETAEERYMKFIKMYPDLLLRVPQWMIASYLGITPESLSRVRKELARKNFVPDNK; from the coding sequence ATGAAGAATATAAATGATTATTTAGCCAAAGTTTTAAATGTTCCCCTTCAAAATGTGAACACTTGCAGCCTGCACTATGAAGTAAAGAAAATTCCTAAAAATCAGTTTCTTCTTCAGTACGGCGAAATATGCCGGCATATATTCTTTGTAGAAAAAGGTCTGTTGAAGATGTATTCCATTGATAAAAACGGGAAAGAGCATATTATACAGTTTGCTCCTGAAAGCTGGCTGATTTCTGACCGAAGCAGTCTTTATTTCAATGAAAAATCCATTTATTATATAGAAGCGGTTGAAGATTCAGAAATTCTGTTTCTGCATCCTGATTTCTTTAATAAGCTGGTTGAACAGTTTCCAAACAGTATTGAAAGAAGTGATTTTCTGCTTCAGAAACATATCAGAAGTCTTCAAAACAGAATCAACTCTTTGCTTGGTGAGACGGCAGAAGAAAGATATATGAAATTTATTAAAATGTATCCTGATTTACTTTTGAGAGTTCCACAATGGATGATTGCGTCTTACCTTGGAATTACTCCTGAGAGTCTGAGCCGTGTAAGAAAAGAGCTGGCGAGAAAAAACTTCGTCCCGGATAATAAATAA
- a CDS encoding porin family protein, which yields MKKIFLGLALIAGTFVFAQNTSTDAATPSTSSSKIKFGLKAGLNVSSLSNMDMKSKAGFYGGFFVNIPVAKDFAIQPEVLYSAVGAKEKGGRNSKLNLEYISVPVMFQYKALPNFYVEAGPQFSFLMRAEQKDDVGSLQLKNATKGFDFGIGLGAGYNITKNIGVNVRYTAGLSDIVNAKQQRYLYGYGRSGSVRNGVFQVGVNYKF from the coding sequence ATGAAAAAGATTTTTCTAGGCCTGGCACTTATCGCAGGTACTTTCGTTTTTGCGCAGAACACTTCAACTGATGCTGCCACTCCATCCACATCTTCTTCTAAAATCAAATTCGGTTTGAAAGCGGGACTTAATGTTTCCAGTCTTTCTAATATGGATATGAAATCAAAAGCAGGATTTTATGGTGGCTTTTTTGTGAATATTCCTGTCGCAAAAGATTTTGCTATCCAGCCGGAAGTATTGTATAGCGCTGTTGGGGCAAAAGAAAAAGGAGGCAGAAATTCAAAACTTAATTTAGAATACATTTCCGTTCCTGTAATGTTTCAGTATAAAGCACTTCCTAATTTTTATGTAGAAGCTGGACCTCAATTTAGTTTCCTTATGAGGGCAGAACAAAAGGATGATGTCGGAAGTTTACAACTTAAAAATGCAACCAAGGGTTTCGATTTCGGAATCGGATTAGGAGCTGGTTATAATATTACCAAAAATATTGGTGTAAATGTGAGATATACTGCAGGGTTATCTGATATTGTGAATGCAAAACAACAGAGATATCTTTATGGGTATGGCAGATCAGGATCTGTAAGAAACGGAGTATTCCAGGTAGGAGTAAATTACAAATTCTAA
- a CDS encoding porin family protein — protein sequence MKKLFVVLAVAGCLFANAQEKNQSKISSPVTFGVKAGLNGSTLTRGDGYEYDNNEKMKVGFHAGVFANIPVSEKFSLQPELLFSQLGSKSNYNYRTSSGNYRRTQHYDYSTTLNYLSLPVMVQYNILPQLYVEAGPEFGYLLGGKTKGDLTTIETTGNSITIDHTDHISKNISTSLFNRFNLGLGIGAGYYFTKNFGVTARFSAGITEVYKYNEDDKVRNNALHIGVAYKFK from the coding sequence ATGAAAAAACTCTTTGTAGTACTGGCAGTTGCAGGCTGCCTTTTCGCAAATGCACAGGAAAAAAATCAGTCAAAAATTTCTTCTCCTGTTACTTTTGGTGTTAAAGCAGGCTTGAATGGATCTACGCTTACCAGAGGAGACGGTTATGAATATGATAACAATGAAAAAATGAAAGTAGGTTTTCATGCAGGAGTGTTCGCAAATATTCCGGTTTCTGAAAAATTCAGCCTCCAGCCGGAACTTCTTTTCAGCCAGCTGGGATCAAAATCAAACTATAACTACAGAACAAGCTCAGGGAATTACAGAAGAACACAGCATTATGATTATAGTACAACATTAAATTACCTTTCTCTTCCTGTAATGGTTCAATATAATATTCTGCCTCAGCTGTATGTAGAAGCAGGTCCTGAATTTGGATATCTGTTGGGAGGAAAAACAAAAGGAGATTTAACCACTATTGAGACCACTGGAAATTCAATTACGATTGATCATACAGACCATATCTCAAAGAATATTTCAACAAGCCTTTTTAACCGTTTTAATCTGGGGTTAGGTATTGGTGCCGGATATTACTTTACTAAAAATTTTGGCGTGACCGCAAGGTTTAGTGCTGGTATTACTGAAGTTTACAAGTACAACGAGGATGATAAAGTAAGAAATAATGCACTTCATATTGGGGTTGCTTATAAGTTTAAATAG
- the pncA gene encoding bifunctional nicotinamidase/pyrazinamidase translates to MKKALIIVDVQNDFCEGGALAVPGSKEIIPYINLLMEENAYDQVVLTQDWHPAGHKSFASSNGRQVGESIILNGVPQFMWPDHCIQGTFGAEFHKDLNRDKVTHIVQKGKNIEIDSYSGFQDNNHFMKTGLDDFLKYHDIQLVEIVGLALDYCVKFTAQDAVANGYVTCLHFNGTRAVNVKPDNARDAIYEMIEKGVTVLG, encoded by the coding sequence ATGAAAAAAGCGTTAATAATAGTCGATGTACAGAATGATTTTTGTGAAGGCGGAGCCCTTGCAGTCCCTGGATCCAAAGAAATTATCCCGTATATCAATCTTCTCATGGAGGAAAATGCATATGATCAGGTGGTTCTGACACAGGACTGGCATCCTGCAGGACACAAAAGTTTTGCAAGTAGTAATGGCAGACAGGTTGGAGAAAGTATTATTTTAAATGGTGTTCCACAGTTTATGTGGCCGGATCACTGTATTCAGGGAACTTTCGGGGCAGAATTCCACAAAGATCTGAACAGAGACAAAGTAACCCATATTGTACAAAAAGGCAAAAATATAGAAATTGACAGCTACAGCGGTTTCCAGGATAATAATCACTTTATGAAAACCGGACTGGACGATTTCTTAAAATATCACGATATCCAACTGGTTGAAATCGTAGGGCTGGCATTAGACTATTGTGTGAAGTTCACGGCTCAGGATGCTGTGGCCAACGGATATGTAACATGCCTTCACTTCAATGGTACACGTGCTGTAAACGTAAAACCGGACAACGCCAGAGATGCCATCTACGAGATGATTGAAAAAGGAGTGACAGTTTTAGGGTAA
- a CDS encoding porin family protein, translating into MKKLILGLALTAGTFAFAQQTGNTSSNPVTFGVKGGMNVSSLSKDSGLDDQKSKIGFNAGVFANIPLAASFSVQPEVQYSQYGNKSDYTIGGTKFSASTKLDYITVPVMFQYNLIPDLYVEAGPEFGFMVSAKNKFKNESNGQSNTTDNYKDNLNTFNFGIGLGAGYYFTPNLGLTARYVAGLTDVAKNRPSGSDATRNNLFQVGLAYKFK; encoded by the coding sequence ATGAAAAAGTTAATTTTAGGATTAGCGTTAACTGCAGGAACATTCGCATTCGCTCAACAGACAGGAAACACATCTTCTAATCCAGTAACATTTGGGGTGAAAGGAGGAATGAACGTATCTTCACTTTCAAAAGACAGTGGACTTGATGATCAGAAATCTAAAATAGGATTCAATGCAGGTGTATTTGCCAATATTCCATTGGCAGCTTCATTCAGCGTTCAACCAGAGGTTCAATACTCACAATATGGTAATAAATCAGATTATACTATAGGAGGAACCAAGTTTTCAGCTTCAACTAAATTAGATTATATTACAGTACCGGTAATGTTCCAGTACAATCTGATTCCCGACCTTTATGTGGAAGCAGGACCAGAATTCGGTTTCATGGTAAGTGCTAAAAACAAGTTCAAAAATGAATCAAACGGACAGTCAAATACCACAGATAATTACAAAGACAATTTAAATACATTCAACTTTGGTATTGGTCTTGGTGCCGGATATTATTTCACTCCGAACTTAGGGCTTACAGCAAGATACGTTGCTGGTTTAACTGATGTAGCGAAAAACAGACCTAGTGGATCTGATGCTACAAGAAACAACCTATTCCAGGTAGGATTAGCTTATAAATTCAAATAA